From the Leptospira congkakensis genome, the window AGTTTGGGAAAGTTCATATTTCTCTCTGTTTTCATCGTGTTTGTATTGGGATTTTTTCCCGCCACCGATCGCAGTGGAAATCCTTTCCCGAAGGGAAAGATTGGAACGGAGAGCGGGATCGCTTTTTAGTTTTGATTAGCGTTTCAGAATTAATTGCGAGGCACAAAAATATCAACTATAGATTGTTAGGGTATGGCATCGTGACAAATCCTTTGAAGCCATCTTGGTAAACGGCTAGGTATAGTTTTTCTTTTCCTGGCACAACAACGATGATATAAGAAAATAAACTTCCGTCGTGGACTGAATAGTATATCGGATTTGTACCGTTAGGTGACAGTGCGATGATACTTGTTTTTTTTGATACGGGTTGTAGTTTTTCAGGGATGTAGAGAACGAGACGTTTCCAAAATGGATGTTTGTGTAACCAAGTAATGAGTTTGGATCTTTCTACGGGGATGGCAATCCAAATCCGTCCACTTGGATCTCTATCCATACCATCGGGAAATCCAGGAAGGCCTTCGATGACTAGTTCGTCTTTTCCAGATTTATCGCCAGTTAGGTGTAATCGAATGAGTCTGGATTTTGAGAGTTCATTCAGTAAGATAGAGGATTCTTGTTCGCTTTCTTTTTGCGAGTATTCCAATAAAATTCCATCTAAGTAAGTATACTGGTGTGCGATCAAACTTGCGGTGTTATCTTTTAAATCATATTTCCAAAGATGTCCATTTCGTCCTAATGTGAGAACTTCTTGTTTTGATTGTATACTCACGCCAAGGATTGCATTTGGATGGTCGTAGGGTTCTGTGAAATAGATTCTTTCTCCGTCTTTACTAATCGCCAAGTCGTCTGCTTTTTCCACATTGCGGCTGTTAGTATTATTTAACTCGCTGATTGGAATTTTAGTTTCTTTGCCTTTGGAATAAAAAATACCAATTTGATCATTGGATGGTTCTTTTGTTTTGTCCACAAGGGGAACTCGTGTGCCAATTTTACGAATTTGTTTTGTGGAGATAGTGAGTTCGTAAATCCCAGGTGTTTCGTTGAGGTTACTTTCATGTTGTTTTCCACGTGACAAACACATATAAATGATATCTTGATTTTTTGGATGAAACACCATACCACCAGGTAGAAGCGGAGTTTTCACAAATGGTTCCGCTAGGTTAGTGGTTAGATCAACTTTCCAAATCCATCCATCAATGGAAGCGACAAAGGCTCTACCTAAATCTTCCTGGAGAAGGATTTCATCTTGCGCCGGTAAATTTGATCCACTAATCGTTACATTTTGTTTGATGGGATCACCTTCGGATTTGATTGATTCTATGGAAGGATTGTAAGGAAGATCAACAGGGCCTTTGATTTGATTTTTAAAATATTCTTCTGGTGTTCTGCAAGATAATAAAATCAAAGATACAAAGAATATAACTATCGGACTTGAGTTTCGATAGTTATGGAATGAAGGAGAGTTTATAATATTTTTTTTCATTTTACTTTTCACCTAACTTTAAACTATCGGTAGGGATGGAATATAATCCTCTAGAGGTTGTGTCAAAGGATGGAAAATAAAGAAAATTCAAATTGGGAACTGCCACGGAGATATCTTTGATTTTGGAACCATCATGCATTGAATAATATAGAGCTTTTTTACCGGATGGATCAAGTAGTAGAATCCCTGTTTTTTTGGCGATGGGAAGGATTCGTTGGGGAATCGATAATAACAATGGTTTTAGCCACGGGTTGTTATGAACAAAATTAATAAGACCCGAACGAGGTTTGATGATCCCAACCCAAATTCTACCTAATGAATCTCGTTCTAAACCATCCGCAAGTCCCGGAAGATTTTCGAATAAAATTTCAAACGTTCCTTCTTGTTTGCCACTGATGTTTGCTTTGATGATTCTGAACTTTGTTGTTTCCGTGATGATGACTGATTCTTCTTTAGAAGAGGAATGATCGGCAATGATGATGCCATCAACAAAAGTAAATCCACTCATGATGAGAGAAACTGTATTTTGTTTTCTATCATACATCCAAAGTTTGCCATGAGGATAAAGTCCAATTGCCTCGGGAACGGCACCACTTCCCATTGCTGCGTTAGGTCTTTCAAATGGTTCTGAAATATAAATTCGATTTCCATCTTTAGATACGGCGAGATCATTACATAAGGAGAAGGTTCTTGAATTGGATTCGTTTAAATTTCGAAGAGAGAACGTAGGTCTTTTTGCTTCTGGATAAACTGTTTCAAAATCTGATTTTTCTAAATTAGGTAGGTTGAGTAAAAGCGGAACCACTGATTTTGTTTTGATATTAATTTCATATAAACCAACGCGATTGGTTGCATCATAATTAACTCCACCAAGTCTTGAAGCACAAGCGAGTATGGATTCATTGGATTTGTTTGAAAATTGTAAGCCCGCTGGATTCACGGGAGGTTTTACCCAAGCTTCTGCTGATTTTGTTTTGAAATCTAATTTCCAAATCCATCCATCCATTCCGGAAGCATAAGCAATTTGATTTTTGTTATCGAAGATAAGATCGTCATGACCAGGTAACTCAGGAAAGTCGATTTTTAAATGGTTCAAAAAAGGATCTGGTTGGTTTACTTCTAGAATTGAATCAGGAACTTTTCCTAGTTTATAGGCTTCTCCAATTTTGATATTACCGGAATTACATCCAATGAATAGAAAAAAGATAATTGAATAGATAGAGTAAATAGAGTTTATAGAAAATAAAAATTTCATATTGTTTCCTTTTGTGTTTTGTATTTGTTTACATGTGGGACATCGTTGTCTAACCAATAGGCTTTGTCTTTTTCCACTACTAAGATTTCTTCAAATTTAAAACCAGTTTTTCCTCTTCCTAAATGTGGTTCGATAGCCCAAAGTCCAACTTTATCTCCTTCATGGTCAGGAGTTAAGAGTTCTGGTAAAACTTTGTGTGATAAAAATTCGTAAGATCCTTGTAAGCTAAACCAACTTGCAAAACTAATTGGCAACAAAGGAAAGGAAATATTGGGAAGGTTTACTTTATAAACACGATGGCCTAGTACTGCAAAAGGATACAATGCATGTACATTATCGAATCCGGCATTTTTTGCATCGGAATCAATTTTCCACCAAATTTCAGAAGGAGTCATAGGTGAACTAAAATAGTTTGGAATTTCTTTTCGAAGTTGTAATAGATAATCCATACCTTTATCGAGTTCAGAATTTTTGATTAGCGATGATGAATATCCAATATCACCTATGTAACCATCTACCACAGGTGAAACATCTAGAATAAAAGATTCTTCTTCCTTTAAGATTTTTTTGCCAGGATGGAATTGAGTGAAACGTTTGTATCCATCGAATCTTGCGTGTTCGCCGAACCAAGCAAAAGGTCTATGTAAAAATACTTTAACCCCATGATCCCGTAAAAATTCATCCATACGTTTTGCGGTTTGTTTTTCTGTCCAACCAGGAACTAATTCTTTTTCAACTGTGGTAACACAATCATAAGCAAGTCTTTGAGCTTTTAAAAAGCCGGCTTTCTGTTCTGGTGTAGGAATTCTGATTGATTCAGAATTTAATTTTGAAAATTTCGAGGAGAGTTTGGAAAACAATCCTTTTTCTTGGGTTAAGGGCATTGGTTTTTCTTTTCCTTGGTAGAAAAAGAGAATAACAAATTATAAATATCTCTGCTTGAATGATTCCGGTATTATTAAAAATTATTAAAGAATTTCGTTTGGTTCACAGAAGCGAACTTCTGCTGTTTTGAGATGTCCAAAAAATAAAGAAGGGATAAATCCAAAATTTTCTTTGAATGTTCTAGAAAAATGAGCCGAATCGGAAAAACCTGCTGCATGAGCCGCGTCAGTCAGATTATTGCCTGCTTTTAATTCTTTGACTGCTCGTAGAATTCTCACCCATAACAAATATCTTCGCAGTGGAATACCTAAGTTTTCTTTAAACAATCGAATCAATCTATCTTCTGAAATGGAAAAGTCTTTTCCAATTTCTTTCATCCGAATGCTATTCGGAATTTCCATTCTAATTTTTTGAGCAATTTTTTGAATTCTTGGATCAATACTTGTTTCTAAGGTATCAAATGGATAAACCGTACGAAGTAAATTTAATTGAAGTTTGGTGGCTTCGGTATCATTTAAATCACCATAATACAGTGCTTTAAGAGAATCCATTAAGGGTAAAAAATTTTGGATGTCTAAACGTTTGACTTCACCTGAAGATATATGTTTTGAGATAGAACCAAATTCGTAAGTTTCTGGATCTATCAGTAGTGCCACCATTTCAACCCCAGGAGAAATGGTTCGATGATGAGTGTTGGGGCCAACAAGTGCGACTCGGTAAAATTGTTTACCCAAATCTGTTTCGATCATGATTTCTTTTTCGAGTGAAATGGCGAGTGTGGCAGCATAATGGGAATGAAAATCAGTCTGCATGTTGTTTGTTGCAAACATCACACGACTATTCCATAAATAAAGTATGCTTTTGTTTTCAGACTCCATTTCGAATCCCCGTGTTTAAAAAAGAAAGTAGTAACAGCGCAAAACTAATAACTCATCTTTCATCATTTTTTCGAGATCGTTTTTTGGGGATGGGTAGTCTTTTTTTTTTGAGCTTTTTTCTTAGTTTTTTCTAAATTCTCAGCAACTCTAAATTTAACAATTTTTTTGATCAAAACATAGGGAATCGGTTCACTTAACGGAAATTGAATGGAGCCTTTTCCAAATTTATATTTTGAAATTTCTTTTTGGAAGGCAATGTTCCCTGAAGGAAGAGCATAAAATCCTATATGTTTTGCATATGCTGCAAAATGAACCAAATTTCCATTCAACGCAAATGTTGGCATTGCGTAACTGATGATTTCCTTTGCTTCTGGTGCTTCTTTTTGAATTGTACTTCGAATTTTCTGAAGGATGTTTTGAACATCCTTCGGAAAATTTTCTATATATTCATCGATTGATTTAGGAATCTTAGTCGATTTCATACTGAATCAGTTTTAAACCTTGGCTTGTTTCCAACTTCCCTTAGTGAACAACCAAAGCGTAAATATACCAACAGAAGTTTCTGAAATCATTATCGCCCAGAAAACTCCAGTGGGACCAAATGCTAAATGTTTTCCTAATATATAAGCCAAAGGGATTTGAATGATCCAAAAGAAAACTACGTTGATTTTTGTGGGAGTGATGGTATCACCTGCACCATTAAATGCCTGTCCAGCTGCCATCCACCAAGCGTAAATAAAATACGAATAGGATACAATTTGTAACCATTCTCCACCAATGTGAATTACTTCTTTATCATCGGTAAAGATCGCAATTAAATTTTCACCGTAGAAGTAATACACTATCGCAACAATGATCAAATAACCCATGTTACAGAATCCTGTAAACCATACTGATTGTTCCGCCCGTTCTGGTTTTCCAGCTCCAAGGTTTTGGCCCACTAAGGTTGCCACTGCATTGGACATCCCCCAGGAAGGCATCATGGTAAACATCATGGTTCTCATTGCGATGGTGGCTCCAGCAACGGTTTGGCTTCCAAACTCGGAAAGGATTCTCATGATAAAAATCCAAGATGTCATTCCCACAATCATTTGGCCAATTCCACCAAGAGAAGTTTTTAATAAACCTTGGATTGTCTCCCATTCAATTTTTAGATGAGACTTGAGAATTCGAATGTGTTTTCCACCTTGGAATAATAACCATAATTGAAACAATACACCAATCCCACGTCCTAAGTTTGTGGCAATGGCTGCACCTGTGATTCCGTACGCAGGAATGGGTCCCCACCCAAAAATTAAAATAGGATCTAAAACGATATTTAATCCATTGGAAATCCATAATACTCTCATGGAGATTGCTGCATCACCGGCCCCACGAAAAACTGCGTTGATCAAAAAGAGTAATACGATTACGATATTCCCACCTAACATCCATTGCATATAGTGGTAACCTTCTGTCAGTACCCATTCATCTCCACCCATCAGTGCCAAAAGTTCTTTAGAGAAAAAGATACCTGCAATGGCAAAAGGAATGGAAGCAAGGATCGCGATCCAAATGGATTGAACTGCAGCAACTCCTGCTTTATCTTTTTCTTTTTCACCAATCCTTCTTGCAACAACTGCCGTGACAGAAAAAGAAAGACCCATTGCTACTGAATACAATAGAAATAAATAAGTTTCCGTAAGACCAACGGTTGCAACTGCGGAAGCACCTAGAGCACTCACAAAGTATATATCGACAACAGCAAATACAGATTCTAATACAAGTTCCAATACCATCGGAACTGAAAGGAGAAATAGGGCCTTACGAATGCTGACTTCAGTATAGTCTTCTTCTGAACCGGCGAGGGCTTTTTTTAAATCATTCCATAAACTAGCGCTTGTCATTTTGAACTTTCCTGCCATAGATAAATTTTACCACCTAAGTAAGCAATTGGCGGTGTCAGTACAACTAAAGACCAAGCATACCACCATGGTCCAAGATGTCCTGCGAAGATAACACCGGCAATACCGAGCACCAAACCAATCCCACCCAAAATATATGAATGTAACATTGGATTTTTTGGTGCTAATCTTGCTGTTAAGTAACATCCCAAAATACTAAAAACGATACGATAACCTAAAACAAATAAAACTATTGGAGTTGATACAAACAAATTATCGTAAGGAAGAACTCCTGAAACTTTTAAAATCGTATCGACCAAAATAGAGAGAATCACGTTG encodes:
- a CDS encoding MATE family efflux transporter; the encoded protein is MTSASLWNDLKKALAGSEEDYTEVSIRKALFLLSVPMVLELVLESVFAVVDIYFVSALGASAVATVGLTETYLFLLYSVAMGLSFSVTAVVARRIGEKEKDKAGVAAVQSIWIAILASIPFAIAGIFFSKELLALMGGDEWVLTEGYHYMQWMLGGNIVIVLLFLINAVFRGAGDAAISMRVLWISNGLNIVLDPILIFGWGPIPAYGITGAAIATNLGRGIGVLFQLWLLFQGGKHIRILKSHLKIEWETIQGLLKTSLGGIGQMIVGMTSWIFIMRILSEFGSQTVAGATIAMRTMMFTMMPSWGMSNAVATLVGQNLGAGKPERAEQSVWFTGFCNMGYLIIVAIVYYFYGENLIAIFTDDKEVIHIGGEWLQIVSYSYFIYAWWMAAGQAFNGAGDTITPTKINVVFFWIIQIPLAYILGKHLAFGPTGVFWAIMISETSVGIFTLWLFTKGSWKQAKV
- a CDS encoding SMP-30/gluconolactonase/LRE family protein, with amino-acid sequence MKKNIINSPSFHNYRNSSPIVIFFVSLILLSCRTPEEYFKNQIKGPVDLPYNPSIESIKSEGDPIKQNVTISGSNLPAQDEILLQEDLGRAFVASIDGWIWKVDLTTNLAEPFVKTPLLPGGMVFHPKNQDIIYMCLSRGKQHESNLNETPGIYELTISTKQIRKIGTRVPLVDKTKEPSNDQIGIFYSKGKETKIPISELNNTNSRNVEKADDLAISKDGERIYFTEPYDHPNAILGVSIQSKQEVLTLGRNGHLWKYDLKDNTASLIAHQYTYLDGILLEYSQKESEQESSILLNELSKSRLIRLHLTGDKSGKDELVIEGLPGFPDGMDRDPSGRIWIAIPVERSKLITWLHKHPFWKRLVLYIPEKLQPVSKKTSIIALSPNGTNPIYYSVHDGSLFSYIIVVVPGKEKLYLAVYQDGFKGFVTMPYPNNL
- a CDS encoding SMP-30/gluconolactonase/LRE family protein encodes the protein MKFLFSINSIYSIYSIIFFLFIGCNSGNIKIGEAYKLGKVPDSILEVNQPDPFLNHLKIDFPELPGHDDLIFDNKNQIAYASGMDGWIWKLDFKTKSAEAWVKPPVNPAGLQFSNKSNESILACASRLGGVNYDATNRVGLYEINIKTKSVVPLLLNLPNLEKSDFETVYPEAKRPTFSLRNLNESNSRTFSLCNDLAVSKDGNRIYISEPFERPNAAMGSGAVPEAIGLYPHGKLWMYDRKQNTVSLIMSGFTFVDGIIIADHSSSKEESVIITETTKFRIIKANISGKQEGTFEILFENLPGLADGLERDSLGRIWVGIIKPRSGLINFVHNNPWLKPLLLSIPQRILPIAKKTGILLLDPSGKKALYYSMHDGSKIKDISVAVPNLNFLYFPSFDTTSRGLYSIPTDSLKLGEK
- a CDS encoding M24 family metallopeptidase, with product MPLTQEKGLFSKLSSKFSKLNSESIRIPTPEQKAGFLKAQRLAYDCVTTVEKELVPGWTEKQTAKRMDEFLRDHGVKVFLHRPFAWFGEHARFDGYKRFTQFHPGKKILKEEESFILDVSPVVDGYIGDIGYSSSLIKNSELDKGMDYLLQLRKEIPNYFSSPMTPSEIWWKIDSDAKNAGFDNVHALYPFAVLGHRVYKVNLPNISFPLLPISFASWFSLQGSYEFLSHKVLPELLTPDHEGDKVGLWAIEPHLGRGKTGFKFEEILVVEKDKAYWLDNDVPHVNKYKTQKETI
- a CDS encoding iron chaperone encodes the protein MKSTKIPKSIDEYIENFPKDVQNILQKIRSTIQKEAPEAKEIISYAMPTFALNGNLVHFAAYAKHIGFYALPSGNIAFQKEISKYKFGKGSIQFPLSEPIPYVLIKKIVKFRVAENLEKTKKKAQKKKTTHPQKTISKK
- a CDS encoding helix-turn-helix transcriptional regulator, whose protein sequence is MFATNNMQTDFHSHYAATLAISLEKEIMIETDLGKQFYRVALVGPNTHHRTISPGVEMVALLIDPETYEFGSISKHISSGEVKRLDIQNFLPLMDSLKALYYGDLNDTEATKLQLNLLRTVYPFDTLETSIDPRIQKIAQKIRMEIPNSIRMKEIGKDFSISEDRLIRLFKENLGIPLRRYLLWVRILRAVKELKAGNNLTDAAHAAGFSDSAHFSRTFKENFGFIPSLFFGHLKTAEVRFCEPNEIL